GAGGGTGCCAAGCGATAGCCGGGCCTCGGCAACAGTCTCCGGGACGCGAGACGTGCGGGCTAGGTCGCGCAGCAGGGCTTCGGCCTGCGCATAGTCGCGAAAGACCGTCTGCTGGAGCGCGGCCCTGCGTTGCAGGGCGCTCTCGGCAAAGGGGCCGGTCGGGTTCTGCTGGACATACCGCCGGTAGCTATCCAGCGCCGCCTCGAAATTGGGTGCTACAACCCGATCGCCCATTGCGTCGAACGCACGCTCGTTCTCGGCCGCTGCCCGCTGTTCGTAGAGGGTCGCGAGGCTGTACAGGGCCGCGTCTGCGATGGGGCTAGCCGAGGACGTCTCTAGCAGCAGTTGGTACGCCTCCTGGGCTAACGAGAGCGCATCGTCCGGCGCGTTGTTGGGCGTTGACGGATCGGCGGCGTCTTGAGCAGCGCGCGCGAAGGCGAGCAGGGCTTGGCCGTCCTGGAGTCCCAAGCGGTCCAGCGCCCGGCTCGCATTGAATGCCGTGCGGAAGTCGCCCAATTCCAGCGCGAGCCAAGCGCTCAGGTCCCGGAAGACGAGGTCGAGCGGCGCCTCACGGATGGCGGTGTCAATGGCCGAGCGGTAGGCGGCCGCGGCTTCGGGGTCGTCGAGGGAGCGCGCGAAACGGTTTTTGATGACCTGCACGCGGTCCGGGCGCTCCCGTACGATGGCGAGGTATTCCCGGGCTACGCTCGCATAGTTGCCCGCCAGGTCATACACCTGCGCAAGCTCGCCACGAAACAAGGAGGGTTGTCCCAGTGCAGCGCGCCCCTGTTCCAGCACGGCAGCGGCCTCTTCGTAGAGCCGGTTCTGCGTCATGCCGACGTAGACCGCGCGGTACGTCCCCGTTTCGTTGGGAGAGAGGGAGAGGGCCTGGTCCCAAGTTGCGCGTGCCGTCTCGGCGTCGCCTTCCTGAAACTGCAGGCTCCCGAGTTCGCCCAGCAATTCCGCTGAGGTACCCAGACGGTTCAAGCGGTCTTGCACGAGCGCGATGGCGTCGTCGTACTGCTTCGTCTGGACGTAGGCGTACTTGAGCTTGAGGTAGATCGGTTGTGACACGGGGTCGTCGGCCTGGAGATCTTCCAGCAGCGCGATAGCGCGTTCGGCTTGACCGGACCGCATCAGTTGGTCGGAAAGCCTGAACTTCGCCGCCACCGTACGGTCGTCCGAGCGCTCGCGGTCGTTTGGTTGGATTGTCCTCGTTCCGGGCGACTGCGCCAGGGCCGGTGTGGAGACGAGGAGCACGAACAGGAGAAGAAAGAGACGCATCGACACGGCAAGCTGGAGGCGTAGAGTACAGAGCGTAAACAGGCCCTCGAAGGTTCCGAACGGATGCGGACTTCCCGCTCGTACCCGTCCACCTGCGGAAAGAAGGCCGAGGAAAAGTCGCTGCCAGCCTAGATGGCTACGCTTACACGTCGAGGCTCGCCACGTCGTACACTGACGAAGCTTGGTAGAAAAGCCGGGCGTCAGTTCGGGTCCCATCCACCTACGGGGCTCAGCCTCAGCACCCGCCCAGGATCGTTCGTCACGACATAGATCGCTCCATCGGGGCCATTAACGGCCTCGCGAACGCGCCCGAAGTCTTCCAGGATGACTTCGTCGTGCAGGACGCGCGCGCCCACGGCATCGCCGCGTTCCAGCGTCAGGAGCCGCACTTGTTTGTAAGCCAGCGCCGTGACCAAGAGTTGTCCGGTCCAGCGCTCAAAGAGGCGGCCTGTGTAGAACTCGGTGCCACCGACCGCGGGTGAGGGGCGCCAATAGTAGACGGGCTGCTGCAGTCCGGGCGCCTGCCTGCGCTCTGTGATCACCGTCCCGTTGTAGTTGATGCCGTACGTCACCGTGGGCCACCCGTAGTTGGCGCCTGCCTCGATGCGGTTGAGCTCATCGCCGCCGCGCGGCCCATGCTCGACCGCCCACACGGCGCCTGTCCGAGGGTCTACGGTGAGGCCCTGCGGGTTGCGGTTGCCAAGCGTAAAGATGCCGGGGATCGCCGTGGCCTCGTCGGCAAACGGGTTGTCGGCCGGGACCGAGCCGTCCGGGCGGACACGGTAGACTTTGCCGTTCGGCCTGTCGAGGCGCTGCGCGTCGTCTTGCACACCGCGATCGCCAATGGCAAAATACAGGAAGCCCTCCGGATCGAAGACAATGCGGGAGCCGAAGTGGTACTGCGTGTCGCGGTAGGTGTCGAGGGGCGCCTCGAAGACGACTTCCTCGTCGGTCCAGCGCATCGCATTCCAATCGGCGCCCGCGAGTTTGCCACGCACAACACGTGTCATCGATGGCCCGCGCCGCTCTGGGTGGGGGTGGCTGTAGGCGAGATAGATCCAGCCGGTCTCGGCGTAGTTGGGGTCGGGCGTCACGTCAAGTAGCCCGCCCTGTCCGCGCGCGACCACGTCGGGAATACCAGCGACGGGGGAGCGCTGCACTTCGCCATCGCGGACCACGTGCAGGTCGCCGCCTTTTTCGGTGACGAGAGCCGTGCGGCTGTCGAGGAAGGCAAACGCCCACGGCCCGTCGAGGTCGTCCGCAAAAACCTCGACGCGCACGTCGTAGTCGAGTGTTTCGACCGTGTCGAGCACGCGGAGGTTGGGGCGCGGTACGTCCTCGGTCGCTGGCGGAGCCTGGATGCTGGCCGTGCCAGCTCGAACCGCGAGAATGTAGTCGTTCACTGCGGCGATTTCGTCCGACGAAAGTCCGTCCTCGTAGCTCGGCATACCCTGATCGACGAGACCTACGGCGGTAATCTCGATGAGACGAGCACGTTCGTCATCGTCCGGCCCAACGTGGTCCCACGGGCCGAGCAGTGTCCCGCCGCTGTTGCCCGTGAGGTCGCTGCCGTGACATGACGCGCAATAGTCCTGGTAAATCGCGCGGCCTTCGTCGAAGCGGTCATCAACCGGGGCGGCCGTGTCGGAGACCGTGCGTGCGGGCGTCTGCTCCGAGGACGAGGGAGCCCCGCACGCAGCGAAGCTGAGAAGCACGATGAGGAAAGCCAGAGTACGCATGGCGTCGAGTGATGGCGAGAAGAGCGACCGAGCATCGTGAGGCATCCACACCCACGGCACGGCGCTGGTTTCCTCGGTGCAGCCTAAACTCGGCGCCTACCCGTTCCACCAGGAGCGGTCGAGCGAGCGGTACTGGATCGCCTCCGAGATGTGTGCCGCCGTCACCGTGTCAGCGCTCCGGTGCGCCGTGTCGAGGTCGGCGATGGTGCGGCTCACCTTCAGGATGCGGTCGTAGGCTCGCGCCGAGAGGCCCAGCCGGGTCATCGCCATCTTGAGGAGGTGCTGGCCCGCGTCGTCCAACCGGCAGTGCTTGCGGACGAGGCGGCTGGGCATCTGCGCGTTGGCATGCACGCCCAGCACGTCCTTGAAGCGAGCAGCCTGGCGCTCGCGGGCCGCGATCACACGCTCGCGTACGGCAGCGCTTGGTTCGCCCGGCGCTCGGCGGTTGAGGTCCTCGAACGGCACGGGGACGACCTCGACGTGGAGGTCGATGCGGTCCATGAGGGGGCCGGAGACGCGGGCGAGGTAGCGGTGGACTTCGGACGACGAACAACTACAGGGCTTCTGAGGATTGTTCAGGTGGCCGCACTTGCAGGGGTTCATCGAGGCGACGAGCATAAAGCGCGCCGGATAATCTACGGTCGCTCGGGCGCGCGCAATCGTGATGCAGCCCTCTTCGAGTGGCTGCCGCATGACTTCGAGGACTGCACGGTCGAACTCGGGCAACTCGTCCAGGAAAAGCACCCCGTTGTGAGCCAGGCTGATCTCGCCGGGCATCGGGTTGGAGCCGCCGCCGCAGAGGCCCGCGTTGGAGATGGAGTGGTGCGGAGCCCGGAATGGGCGTGCCGTGATGAGTCCGTGCCGCGCGTGTCCGTTCCGGGCAAGGTGTCCGCCGACGCTGTGGATCTTTGTCGTCTCCAGGGCCTCGTCGGGTGAGAGTGGTGGCAGGATCGTCGGCATCCGGCGAGCGAGCATCGTCTTGCCAGCGCCAGGCGGCCCGACGAGCACGACGTTGTGCCCGCCCGCCGCGGCGACTTCGAGCGCGCGCTTCACCGTCTCCTGGCCACGAACGTCCGAGAAGTCAACAGCGTGCTGGCCCGCCTCCGCAAAGAGCGCATCGAGGTCGCGCGTGAACGGCGTCGTGCGGTCGAGGTCGCGCGCAAGGACGCGGAATGCTTCGCCGAGCGTGCGGACGGGAAATACATCAAGACCGTCCACCACCGCCGCTTCTGCTGCGTTCTGCTCCGGTACGACGAGGCCACGTCGCCCTTCTTTGCGTGCGCGCACCGCCATGGGCAGGACGCCACGAACTGGGCGCAGCGAGCCATCGAGGGAGAGTTCGCCGCACACGAACAACTCGTCGAGCGTGGATTGCGGGATCTGCTCGGTGGTGGCGGCGATGAGGCCGAGTGCGATCGGAAGGTCAAACGCCGAGCCTTCTTTCCGGACATCCGCCGGGGCAAGGTTGACCGTCACCGCGCCGCGTGGAACAGGCAGTCCAGTGTTCTTGAGCGCGGCCCATACACGATCGCGGCTCTCGCGAACGGCTCCATCTGGGAGGCCCACCACCGTCCAGCGCGGCAGGTTGGGCTCGATGTGCGTTTCGATCTCGATGGGCAGCGCATCGACGCCGTGGACGGCGCTGGACCAGACGTGGGAGAGCATAGAACGAAGTGGGGACGTGGCAGGACGCAGGGTTGGCTGCTAGACACGCGACCGCACCTGGTCGTAACACGGAGGCGTCAGTCCGTTTGATCGGTGGACTCGTGGACGGTTTCGGAGCAGTAAACAGCCGCAGTCCTAGGCTGGCTTGCTTTTTGATAGAACCTTGCATGCAGCCACGTCCGCGTGCGTGCCTTCGCCTGACACCAGCCTCCTCTCGACCATGCTCCGTCCTATCACCCTGGCGCTCTGTGCCACGCTCGTCCTCCTCGCTGGGTGCGACGTCACGAACATCGACCCGACGGGTGAGCCTGTCACGCCTCCCACGAACGCAAGCACGATCTCGCCGGGGCTCCCTGCCGACGCGCCGGTAGCAGACTCGCTGTTCCAGATCACAGTCGTCGACGAGGACGGCGTGCCGGTCCCCGACCTTCTCGTGATGCTGCGCACCGACCTCGACATCGACTCGACCTCGACTACGATGTACGAGGACGGGATTCCGGACTTCGAACTCGGTCCCGTCTTCGCCACCCCGTCTGACCCCGATACGCCGGCCACCGTCCGATACACGCTCACGGAAGACGCCGCCGTTCGCCTGTTCGTCAAAGACCGCGAGGGCCGCTTTCTGGCCGAGTTCGGATCTGGACAGCGCGCGGCTGGGACGTATGAAGTCGCCATCCCGTTTGCGCTGTACGATCCAGCCACGCCGGATGCCTTCGTCACGCCGGGTGGCCTCTACTTCATCGAGTTTGAAGCCAACAATGTGAAGGCCGATATCCCGGCTGCGTTCTCCGAGTGCCCGTTCCTGCGAAACCAGCCTGAGATCTGGGGCTGGCTCGGCCGGACGGATGCGTCGGGCATCTTCACGACCAACGACCGGGCGCGCTTCCCGTCCACCTACGACTCGCAGCCGGTGCTGGAGTATCGCAACGCAGCGGGGGACTACGGCGGCACATTCTCGCTCAAAATGCCGGTGACGGTCGTCGTCAAAGACCTCCTCGGCAACGAGGCGACGTACGAAACAACCATCGACCCCACCACGGTGAACTTCTTCGAGGCGGTCTGGAATCCCTAGGCAGTTATTCGCTGCGTGCCCGCTTGTTGGGAGAAAACAGCGACTGCAGACCTGATACAACAGCGCGGGCGGCACCGAGGAATCGGGCCGCCCGCGCTGTGTGTTGATCACGTGCGATCTGCTAGGCGACCGTGATCTCGTCGTTGAGGAACACGTCCTGGATGGTGTTAAGCAGTTGGATACCCTCGTCCATCGGGCGCTGGAACGCCTTGCGGCCCGAGATGAGGCCCATGCCGCCCGCGCGCTTGTTGATGACCGCCGTGCGCACTGCCTGGCCAAAGTCGTTCGTGCCCGAGCCGCCGCCCGAGTTGATGAGACCGATGCGTCCCATGTAGCCGTTGGCAACCTGGTAGCGCGTAAGGTCGATGGGGTGGTCCGACGACAACTCGCTGTAGATGCGCTCGTCGAGCTTGCCGTACGACGAGTCGCCCGAGTTCAACGCCTTGTAGCCGCCGTTGGAGATCGGCTGCTTCTGCTTCACGATGTCTGCTTCGATTGTCGCACCTAAGTGATTGGCCTGGCCCGTCAGGTCGGCAGACGTCTCGTGGTTCGTGCCGTCGATCTTGAACGCCGAGTTGCGCATGTAGCACCAGAGCACGGTCGCCATGCCGAGGCTGTGGGCGTGGCTGAAGGCTTCGGCGACTTCCACGAGCTCAGCGTTTGAGCTGTCTGAGCCGAAGTAGACCGTAGCGCCGACGGCAACGCAGCCCATGTTCCAGGCGTCCTCGATCTGCGCAAACATGATCTGCCGGTGGCTGTTCGGGAAGGACAGCAACTCGTTGTGGTTGATCTTGAGCATGAACGGGATCTTGTGCGCGTACTTCCGCGCAACGGACCCGAGCACGCCGAAGGTCGAGCAGATCGCGTTGCAGCCGCCCTCCATGGCGAGCCGGACGATGTTCTCCGGATCGAAGTAGATCGGGTTTGGGGCGAACGACGCGCCCGCCGAGTGCTCGATGCCTTGGTCAACGGGCAGGATCGAGAGGTAGCCGGTGCCGCCGAGGCGCCCATGGTCATACATCGCCTGGAGCGAGCGGAGCACGCGGGGACCGCGATCGGTGACCGAGAAGACGCGGTCGACGAAGTCGGGGCCGGGGAGGTGGAGGTCGTCCTTCGAGATGGTCGTGCTCTCGTGCGCGAGGAGGGACTCAGCCTCGTCGCCGAGGTAGTCTTCGATCTGGGCGGTCGTGACGTCAGCCATGTTGGAAGCGGGGTGTGTTTCGGTAAAGGGGAAAGCGATGTGACGGCGAAATATAGGCGAGCAGCACCCCTGAACGTGTCATCAGTTGATTCTGTTATTGCATAATTTCGGGCTACGGGGTTTGGACCTCCTCAGGTATACCAGAGGGGTTCTGCAGGTAGCCAGGCAGCCCCTGAGCGAGGAGGGGCGCCGTGAGCAGCCCCTTCGCGCCCAGCGCTGTGAAGGTCCAGACCCGTCTGAAGGCGGGCAGCGGCCCCAGGAGCGGTTTCCGTGCGCTGTGACGTGTCACGCGCACCCCTGCGACCTCATGCGTCACCGCAGCGTCAGTGAGCATCGGCAGCGTCCTCGCCGCGTTGGCAATGATGTGCGCCGTGACCTCGGGAGAAGGCTGAAGGTCCTCAAATTCGTGCTCGAACGATGAGCCTAGGATGAGTTCGTCGGAGTCTGGAGCCGGAACGATATAGCCTCCCGACGATAGGGCTGGTAGCTCCGCCAGTCGCTCGGCATCTAGTGCAGTCGGGCGGCGCACGCGAACGGTCTGTCCCTTGACCCGGTGAAGTCCAAGTGCGTCGAGTGAGGGATGGCCGAGAAAGCCGCCACCCAGGCACAGCATCACAAGATCGGCCTCAATCTGCTCGCTGGAGCTCGTAGTGACGGTCGCCTTGTTGTCATGCTCTTCCCAGGCTGCAACGCGCACACCTGTCCGGAGCACCGCTCCGCGGGCTCGTGCAGCCGTGAGCAGCGCTTCGATCATGGCGGGAAGCTCGACGGAGCCGCCCTTCGGGAGCCACAGGGCGCCGTCGGGAGCGACAATCACCGGAATACGCTCCCGGACGGACTCAGCGGACCACCACTGCGCATCGTACGGAAAAGCGGCGGCCGTCTCCATGAAGAACCCCGCTTGCTTGGATGAGCCCGCGGGTCGGAGCACCCCCTGACCACGAAAGAGACCGGCCGCCCCAGCTTCGTTGAGCATCCCATGCAGGGCATCGAAAGCGTCATTGTACCGCCACGCTGGGTTGGCTTTCCGCGCCATGAAGGGGTTGGCCAGGCCGGCTGCCGCCCCCGACGCCCCCGATGCGGGCCGGTCCGCTTCGAGCACCGTGACGGCATGCGACCGGCTGAGCGCCAAGGCCGCACAGGCTCCTGCTAGTCCAGCGCCCACGATGAGGACGCGTTGTGCACCACGAGGTAGACGTGCTGAGGCAGAAGCAATCGACATGGACGAGGACGAGCGGGTGCTGTTGATTCGTAGTCGATCTCGTCACACCATGCCAGCACGCTTGCGCAGTACCCACTCCGCAGCCAGGAGCACCACGACCAGGCCGAGCCACCATGGCACGTGCCACAGCGGGGTTTCCTGCTCCGACTCGATTGCAACCGGCATGAAGCGTCCTGGTTGGGCAAGCAATTCCTCCAACGAGTCGATGTCCTCTGCGGAGATCACAGCGCCGCCGCTCCGCTGTGCCAATTGGCGCATGAGGGACGCATCTGCGGTTGGGTTCTGAAACTCAAGGGCGAGCGCTCCCACAGCAAAGCTGCCAGCATCGTCGCCCAGCTGCGCGCCGTTTCCCGCTTGCGTGGCATCGGCGGTGAAGCGGTAGGTGCCCGACGGACGTGGGCCGAGGTCGAGTGCGTAGCGACCTGTGCCGACGGCGCGCATGACGTGTGGCGTGCTCGTTCCGTCGGGGGCGGTCACGAGCACGTCCACCGTGGCGTCCGAGATAGGGGAGAGCGCCTCATCGTAGACCTGACCTGAAAGCGTCACAGGCTCACCCTCTCCAAAGAGGTCGCGTGTGGGGCGGACGCGCACCGGGCGACGGTCTGCGCGCGTCGTGAGCCATCGGAGCAAGTTGTCGGTCAGACGTGGATAGAACGCAGCCATGTCTTCCAAATCCTCGGGCAGGTTGGACCACCTCCAGGTGCCGGCGCCCAAAAGCGCGGCGCTTCTCAGACCGCTGCGTCGGCGAACAACGAGCAACGGGTCGTCAAGGACGGCGCCTGACACCTGGATCGTGGCGAGCGTCTGGGCGTCTGGCGAGGCGCGCCATCGAGACTCGTTGTAGAGCACAGGGGGCAAGCGGTTGAGTCGTTCGGAGCCGGTCGTGGCGGCGAGGACCGGATGGAAAGCCCCAGACGAGGTCAGTGCCAGCTGGGCCTCGTAGTACAAAGTGCGGCTACGCTCGGGGAGCACGGGGAGTACCTCGTCAAACGCTTGGCGGAGCAGGGTTGGGTCGGTGTTTTGCGT
The Bacteroidota bacterium DNA segment above includes these coding regions:
- a CDS encoding tetratricopeptide repeat protein; its protein translation is MRLFLLLFVLLVSTPALAQSPGTRTIQPNDRERSDDRTVAAKFRLSDQLMRSGQAERAIALLEDLQADDPVSQPIYLKLKYAYVQTKQYDDAIALVQDRLNRLGTSAELLGELGSLQFQEGDAETARATWDQALSLSPNETGTYRAVYVGMTQNRLYEEAAAVLEQGRAALGQPSLFRGELAQVYDLAGNYASVAREYLAIVRERPDRVQVIKNRFARSLDDPEAAAAYRSAIDTAIREAPLDLVFRDLSAWLALELGDFRTAFNASRALDRLGLQDGQALLAFARAAQDAADPSTPNNAPDDALSLAQEAYQLLLETSSASPIADAALYSLATLYEQRAAAENERAFDAMGDRVVAPNFEAALDSYRRYVQQNPTGPFAESALQRRAALQQTVFRDYAQAEALLRDLARTSRVPETVAEARLSLGTLAFLRDDLARARIAFQQVEEEVRIGEAAERARLELARLDFYVGDLDGALSRVRAMNENTATQVANDAITLKLLLTEHKGPDSANVALTTYAEAARYARQQRPTEALVVLDQMAADFAQHPIADEATFLRAEALREAGRTDEALVILDALPEAFPRSYLGDRALFLRAQILELDRRDLDAARQAYTDLLTRYPGSLLLPEARSRIRALRGDGV
- a CDS encoding PQQ-dependent sugar dehydrogenase, with the protein product MRTLAFLIVLLSFAACGAPSSSEQTPARTVSDTAAPVDDRFDEGRAIYQDYCASCHGSDLTGNSGGTLLGPWDHVGPDDDERARLIEITAVGLVDQGMPSYEDGLSSDEIAAVNDYILAVRAGTASIQAPPATEDVPRPNLRVLDTVETLDYDVRVEVFADDLDGPWAFAFLDSRTALVTEKGGDLHVVRDGEVQRSPVAGIPDVVARGQGGLLDVTPDPNYAETGWIYLAYSHPHPERRGPSMTRVVRGKLAGADWNAMRWTDEEVVFEAPLDTYRDTQYHFGSRIVFDPEGFLYFAIGDRGVQDDAQRLDRPNGKVYRVRPDGSVPADNPFADEATAIPGIFTLGNRNPQGLTVDPRTGAVWAVEHGPRGGDELNRIEAGANYGWPTVTYGINYNGTVITERRQAPGLQQPVYYWRPSPAVGGTEFYTGRLFERWTGQLLVTALAYKQVRLLTLERGDAVGARVLHDEVILEDFGRVREAVNGPDGAIYVVTNDPGRVLRLSPVGGWDPN
- a CDS encoding YifB family Mg chelatase-like AAA ATPase; amino-acid sequence: MLSHVWSSAVHGVDALPIEIETHIEPNLPRWTVVGLPDGAVRESRDRVWAALKNTGLPVPRGAVTVNLAPADVRKEGSAFDLPIALGLIAATTEQIPQSTLDELFVCGELSLDGSLRPVRGVLPMAVRARKEGRRGLVVPEQNAAEAAVVDGLDVFPVRTLGEAFRVLARDLDRTTPFTRDLDALFAEAGQHAVDFSDVRGQETVKRALEVAAAGGHNVVLVGPPGAGKTMLARRMPTILPPLSPDEALETTKIHSVGGHLARNGHARHGLITARPFRAPHHSISNAGLCGGGSNPMPGEISLAHNGVLFLDELPEFDRAVLEVMRQPLEEGCITIARARATVDYPARFMLVASMNPCKCGHLNNPQKPCSCSSSEVHRYLARVSGPLMDRIDLHVEVVPVPFEDLNRRAPGEPSAAVRERVIAARERQAARFKDVLGVHANAQMPSRLVRKHCRLDDAGQHLLKMAMTRLGLSARAYDRILKVSRTIADLDTAHRSADTVTAAHISEAIQYRSLDRSWWNG
- a CDS encoding class I fructose-bisphosphate aldolase, producing the protein MADVTTAQIEDYLGDEAESLLAHESTTISKDDLHLPGPDFVDRVFSVTDRGPRVLRSLQAMYDHGRLGGTGYLSILPVDQGIEHSAGASFAPNPIYFDPENIVRLAMEGGCNAICSTFGVLGSVARKYAHKIPFMLKINHNELLSFPNSHRQIMFAQIEDAWNMGCVAVGATVYFGSDSSNAELVEVAEAFSHAHSLGMATVLWCYMRNSAFKIDGTNHETSADLTGQANHLGATIEADIVKQKQPISNGGYKALNSGDSSYGKLDERIYSELSSDHPIDLTRYQVANGYMGRIGLINSGGGSGTNDFGQAVRTAVINKRAGGMGLISGRKAFQRPMDEGIQLLNTIQDVFLNDEITVA
- a CDS encoding FAD-dependent oxidoreductase; protein product: MSIASASARLPRGAQRVLIVGAGLAGACAALALSRSHAVTVLEADRPASGASGAAAGLANPFMARKANPAWRYNDAFDALHGMLNEAGAAGLFRGQGVLRPAGSSKQAGFFMETAAAFPYDAQWWSAESVRERIPVIVAPDGALWLPKGGSVELPAMIEALLTAARARGAVLRTGVRVAAWEEHDNKATVTTSSSEQIEADLVMLCLGGGFLGHPSLDALGLHRVKGQTVRVRRPTALDAERLAELPALSSGGYIVPAPDSDELILGSSFEHEFEDLQPSPEVTAHIIANAARTLPMLTDAAVTHEVAGVRVTRHSARKPLLGPLPAFRRVWTFTALGAKGLLTAPLLAQGLPGYLQNPSGIPEEVQTP